The following proteins are encoded in a genomic region of Amia ocellicauda isolate fAmiCal2 chromosome 6, fAmiCal2.hap1, whole genome shotgun sequence:
- the tmem45a gene encoding transmembrane protein 45A, with amino-acid sequence MGNFKGHALPGSFFLVAGLWWAGKASFWHVARRGRGTAPPLASRVVQRRLEILEASVTVAFSVIGMLAEQFVPDGPWLRLYNTEEQHWERLMNWQHATMYLFFALAGGVALAVHTTGSAPIALDRLLLAIAFFTEGFLFLYHLHGRAMLDVHVHQLLLYAVFGTALTAFLEMFLRGNLLLELLRAALSVLQGSWFWQIGFVLYPPGGLAKWDLMDHNNMMFITMCYCWHLALALLTVALVYCTVCWVARTRLRRTPSVEMGLLKTDRDLESEDEM; translated from the exons ATGGGGAACTTCAAGGGCCACGCGCTGCCTGGGAGCTTCTTCCTGGTGGCGGGGCTGTGGTGGGCCGGCAAGGCCTCCTTCTGGCATGTGGCACGCAGGGGCAGGGGCACAGCGCCTCCTTTGGCCAGCCGGGTGGTGCAGCGCCGCCTCGAGATCCTGGAGGCCTCCGTCACTGTGGCTTTCTCTGTGATAG GGATGCTGGCAGAGCAGTTCGTGCCTGACGGGCCGTGGCTGCGGCTCTACAACACCGAGGAGCAGCACTGGGAGCGGCTCATGAACTGGCAGCACGCCACCATGTATCTGTTCTTCGCCCTGGCGGGAGGTGTGGCTCTGGCCGTCCACACCACTGGCTCCGCCCCCATCGCCCTGGACCGCCTGCTGCTCGCCATCGCCTTCTTCACCGAGG GGTTCCTGTTCCTGTACCACCTGCACGGTCGGGCGATGCTGGACGTCCATGTTCACCAGCTGCTGCTGTACGCGGTGTTCGGCACGGCGCTCACCGCCTTCCTGGAGATGTTCCTGCGCGGCAACctgctgctggagctgctgcGGGCGGCGCTGAGCGTGCTGCAGGGGAGCTGGTTCTggcag atcgGATTCGTGCTGTACCCCCCAGGAGGGCTGGCCAAGTGGGACCTGATGGATCACAACAACATGATGTTCATCACCATGTGTTACTGCTGGCACCTGGCCCTCGCCCTGCTCACCGTGGCCCTGGTCTATTGCACTGTGTGCTG GGTGGCACGGACGCGGCTGCGGAGGACACCCTCGGTGGAGATGGGCCTTCTGAAGACAGACAGGGACCTGGAGTCTGAGGATGAGATGTAG